The nucleotide sequence CACATTAACTCTCTTTTTTCTCCTCATCGACTCAATGAGTTTATTTATCATCATTTGATGTCTTTTACTGTTTGCTATTTAACTCGGTATTAGTGGAAGACTATATAGTAGTAAGTTGTTATATACACTGATTTTTGAATAGGTAAATAACCAAGGTTAGCGGTAGAATATTATCAATATGATGGAATAACCTCAGCTGTAAGTAGGTTAGAAATGGCTTAAATACAGATAAATATACGTTTTAAAAAACGTTCAAAAAACTGACGCTTTGAAGATAAATTGACTCTACAAATATTCGTCAATAAATGATGAACTGCTGATTAAATAGACTGTTTATTGACAGTGTTTTGTTATGGCCATTTAGATTATATTTATCGGTATCAGAGTAAAAATGTGAATCATTATTATGTTACGTAATTTGTTGTATGCCGTTATCTGTTATGCCATTTGGCTAACTTACCAAGATGTGTCTGCTTATATAACGGCGCCAGCAGAAGAGATAGCTCAGCTTGAACAAGAGGGAAAAGGTAAAGGTTAATCCTCGTTTGTTAATTGAACTATTTATCTATAGCTTGTTACTCAATAATATAAAATATTGGTTAGCGATATTTATGACGAGTCCATACTCTTCCCAAGAATGGTTGCAACTTAATTTGCAGCAGCAAGGTCTCTTGAAAACGGCGGGTTCTGTAAGTGAAACGCTAGAACTGTTGAGTTATGTGCAGATCGATTCCATTAATGTGGTCGAGCGGGCTCATCATCATGTGCTCTACAATCGTATTGCTGATTATCAAGCATCTTTGTTGGACACTGCGATGGCTAATCAGGAGATATTTGAGTATTGGTCTCATGCTGCAGCTTACTTACCAATAGCTGATTACCGCTTTAGCTTATGGCAAAAGAAAGCGCTAAAGCAGGGGGGTAAACATTGGTTCGAACCTGAGCATAAAATTATGCGAGAGGTTAAGGCTAAAATTATTGCCGAAGGACCGTTGAAGGCGAGCCATTTTACTAATACCACTAAGACAACTTCCACAGGTTGGTGGGATTGGAAACCTGCTAAGCGTGCTTTAGAGCAACTGTTTATGCAAGGTGAGTTAATGGTGGTACAGCGTGACAAGTTTCAAAAAGTTTATGATCTGACCGAACGGGTATTGCCAGCGGATGTGAATTGTCAGCTCCCCGATGATACCGAGTTTGCCCGTCACCTTATTTATGGTTACTTAACGGCCCACGGCTTTGGGACTGTTAAACAGATCATCTATCTGCGTAAAAATATTAAAACTATCCTAGTTAACACATTAAATGAGATGTGCTTAGCGGGAGAATTGGCTCGTTTTTCAGAATTAGATCAAGAGTATTTCTACCTTCCTAATCTACAGCTGTTAACAGCCATACCAGATAGGGTCTGGCTTTTGAACCCCTTTGATAACTTAGTGATCCAGCGGCAGCGATTAAAGCAACTATTTGGCTTTAATTATCAAATAGAAGTTTACGTACCCGCCGCTAAACGGCAGTTTGGTTACTACTCATTACCAATTCTCTGGCGAGATCGTTTTGTTGGTCGGGTTGATGTAAAAGCTGACCGTAAAGGGGGAATACTTTTGTTGCAAAAATTGACCATCGAAGAGGGAGTTTTTGGTGCTAGTACAAGTAGCACTGAGCTTGAGGCGTTTATTGCCGCATTCAGGTTTGCGGTTGATGAGTATGCGGTGTTTAACAAGTGCCAAGAGTGGCAGT is from Shewanella sp. MTB7 and encodes:
- a CDS encoding winged helix-turn-helix domain-containing protein, with amino-acid sequence MTSPYSSQEWLQLNLQQQGLLKTAGSVSETLELLSYVQIDSINVVERAHHHVLYNRIADYQASLLDTAMANQEIFEYWSHAAAYLPIADYRFSLWQKKALKQGGKHWFEPEHKIMREVKAKIIAEGPLKASHFTNTTKTTSTGWWDWKPAKRALEQLFMQGELMVVQRDKFQKVYDLTERVLPADVNCQLPDDTEFARHLIYGYLTAHGFGTVKQIIYLRKNIKTILVNTLNEMCLAGELARFSELDQEYFYLPNLQLLTAIPDRVWLLNPFDNLVIQRQRLKQLFGFNYQIEVYVPAAKRQFGYYSLPILWRDRFVGRVDVKADRKGGILLLQKLTIEEGVFGASTSSTELEAFIAAFRFAVDEYAVFNKCQEWQLVETNLFSDLLVNKSHK